The Pseudogulbenkiania sp. MAI-1 sequence TGGCAAAGGGGTGGGACGTATTTTTTCACGGTCAATCTGTTGGAGCGGCACGGCAACGATCTGCTGATACGCCACATCGATGCTTTGCGCGCTGCAGTGCGAACTACCCGCCAAAGCCATCCCTTCATCATCCATGGCTGGGTGGTGCTGCCAGACCATCTGCATTGCGTAATCGAACTGCCTCCGGATGACGATGACTTTGCACTGCGCTGGCGATTGATCAAGCTGCTGTTTTCTCGCTCCATCCCGAAAACCGAATGGCGCAACCCGGCCCGGCAACGGCGTGGTGAGCGTGGGGTATGGCAACGGTGCTACTGGGAGCATTTGATCCGTGATGAGGAGGATTTTGCCGCGCACATGGATTACGTACATATCAATCCGCTGAAACATGGTCTGGTGGAACGGGTGGTGGATTGGCCCCACTCGACGTTCCATCGCTGCGTGCAGGCCGGAATCTACCCTGAAGATTGGGCGGGCGGATTGGAGCAACTCACCGGGTTGAATGATTGACTTGTCGTGCTCGCAAACGATGGCGCAATGCGCTGCGCTTCGATTGCGCCCTACGAGCTGTGTGCAAGTCGGCTACGGGTTTTTGGGACGCCTACTTTGGGTTGGGGGAATTATGAAAATCGAACTATATACCCCTGATAGGGCTATTGAGATTGCCGATTTATTTCATCGGTCTGTGCACGCAATCGATCTATCGGTATATACGCCTGAGCAAAAAGAAGCTTGGGCACCGACGCCGCCAGACTATGAGTATTGGGCGCAGCGATTAAGCCAAAAAAGGCCGCTTTTGGCGATAAAGGATAATCGAGTCGTTGGTTTTATAGAGCTGGACTTGGATGGCCATATCGACTGCATGTACACGCATCCAGAATTCCAGGGGAAGGGCGTGGCATCCGCCTTGTATGAGCATTTGCAGGAACAAGCTAAAGCCAGAAAGATCGATCGCTTATACGTTGAGGCATCATTCGTCGCTAAGCCGTTTTTTGAGAATCGTGGATTCTCTGTAGTCAAGCAAAACGAAATGCAAAGAAAGGGTGTGGCTCTAATTAATTTCACGATGGAAAAACACCTGAATCCTAACAATCAAATCCAGTAGAGTGACCCACCGGGTTTCGGTAAGCTGTATTTGCCTTCGTCCGATAATCTTCCAAGTTAGCTCCAGACATGAACCCATATCTCGCTGCAAGCAAGTACATCGACTTCGACCATCCCATTGTCTCGGCCAAAGCCGCCGAACTGGCCGATGGGGTGTCCTGGCAAGAGCGGACAGCTCCGATTCAAGCGGCCTTGGCTGAATTCCAGTACTTCCGGGTAAATTCAGCCGGCGCCAAGTAGCCAAGCCGCGAGTGACGGCGTTGGCGGTTATAGAAGATTTCGATGTACTCCCTGATCGATGCCTCCGCCTCCGCCCGCGTTGCGTAACGGCGATGGTGGACGAGCTCGTTCTTCAACGTTCCCCAGAAGCTCTCTATCGGCGCATTGTCGAAACAGTTCCCCTTGCGTGACATCGAGCTATGCATCCTGAACTGCGTCAGCAAATCCCCGTAGGCCTTGGCGCAGTATTGGCTGCCACGATCCGTATGGTGGATCAAGCCGGCCGGCGGCCGCTGGTGCTGGACCGCCCGGAACAGCGCCTTGCTGACCAGTTCGGTCGTCATCCGCGCGCCCATCGCATAGCCAACGATCTCGCAGCTAAACACATCCTTCAGTGCCGCTAGGTACAGCCAGCCCTCGTCCGTCGGGATGTACGTTATATCACCCGTCCAGACCTGATTCGGGCGGGTCGGCTCGAACACCTGACCCAAGACATTCTCCGCGACCGGCAACGAGTGGGCCGAATTGGTGGTCGCCTTGAACTTGCGCTTCTGCCGGCACCGGATGCCTATCTGGCGTCGTAAACGGTCGATGCGATCACGCCCGGCCTCAAAGCCCATCGCCGCCAGTTCTGGCTGCAAACGGCGTACGCCATAGGTTTCCCGTGTTTTGGCATGTGCCGCCCGGATCGCCACTTTCAGCCGCTCGTCCTCTTGTTCTCGCTCAGATGGAGAACGTCCACGCCAGCCATAGTACCCAGCACGGGACACCGCTAGAACCCGGCAGGCCACCACCACCGGGAATAGGTTTCGGTGCTCTTCTATCCACGCGTACCGGGCAGTGATGCCTGAGCAAAGTACGCTGCAGCTTTTTTTATGACGTCTCGCTCCAGGCGTGCCTCTGCCAACTCCTTGCGCAGCTTGGCGTTCTCTGCTTCCAGCTCCGTGACACTGCGCGCCCCCGGCGCCGGTTGGTCACCGCCAGACCTCGCCGCTACAACCCAGTTAGCCAATGTACCCTTGGGGATACCCAGCCGCCTGGCCGCCCCTTCAAGGCTGAGCCCTTGCTCAAGTACCAGCTTTACCGCCTCAGAACGGAACTCTACTGGATATGTCTTTCTGGTCTTCATTTCACACTCCCGATTGTCAATGGTAACAATCGGAACTGTCCGCGGGAATCAGGCTACCCCACGAGGGTGTCTCGTCGCAACTGGAACTGGTCAAACGCTGCTTCGAGTTCGTCAGGGACGAAATCAAGCATAGTGTTGATTTCATGCTCAACCCGGTGACCTGCAAAGCCTCCGATGTGCTCCAGCACGGCACCGGGTATTGCTATGCCAAGAGCCATTTGCTGGCCGCACTGCTGCGTGCCAACAACGTTCCCACGGGCCTTTGCTACCAGCGGCTGTCCGTAGGCGAGGAGGGCGCGCCCTACTGCCTGCATGGCCTGAATGCCGTGTATCTCGAGCAATATGGGTGGTATCGCATCGATGCCCGAGGCAACAAGCCGGGAGTCAACGCTGTGTTCTCCCCACCCATCGAGGCCTTGGCTTTTCCTATCCGCGGACCCATGGAGCGGGACCTGCCTGAAATCTGGGCAGAGCCCTTGCAGTGTGTGATCGACGTCCTGGAATCACAGCCGAGCGTCGAGCAAGTGCTGCTCAACCTTCCGGATGTTCAACTGCTGGACTAACAAGCCGCATACGCCCTTATCAGCAAAAGCGCCGCCCCCCCATCAGTGGAAGGCGGCGTTTTCAATCCAGCCAACCGATTTCAAATCAGATCATTCACCCGCATCAGCGCCTGCTTGAAGCGCTGATTCAGCGGCTGCAGCAAGCTGCACAAGCCTTGGCCGGGCAGGACTGTTTCGCCGGCATGATCGAGCAGTATCAGCGCGGTACTCAGGCCCTCGTGGACGGCATGCAATTCCTGCAGACCGGCGCAGAGGATGGTGTCGATGTCGTGGCTGCTGGCTTCCAGTCCTGCCAGCAGTTTATCGATCGTAGCTAGATCTTGGGTGGTGCTGCACAACTGGCGTAACTGCTGCAGAGTGCCTTGCAAGTGGGCGACGGCGAGTGTGCCGCTATCCGGGGCGGGGGAGGGTGTCGCGGGGCTCATGCTGTGACCTCCCCAGAGGTTAACCAAAACGGGTTGGTAGCAGTAGGAAACAGGTGCAGCAGGGCGCGGAAATGGGATTTAGGCATGGTGGCCTCCTGTGCTGGTTAAACCTGCTTCCCGACGCCAATCGGGGGTGGCAGGCGCATGGCAGGATTGGCGTACCGGCGCACAGGGAACCGGCGAGCCCGAAGGCTCTCCCACCACGGCCCGCCATACAGAGGATGTCAGGCGACATCGTAAATTGACCCCCTAGCGACACGAAGAACTGACCCCCTTGTTTGCAAGGAGGCAGTCGTTGGAAACGCAGTATTCAGCGAGTCATCCTGTACCCCGTGAGGTTTGTGGAGTACGGGAGATGTTGGAGCCGGAAGCAGTAACGGCAATCGTTCGACTGGGGCAATCCGGCTGGGGGGCGAAGCGGATTGCCAAGACGCTGGGAATCGCCCGAAATACCGTGCGGCACTATTTGCGTGCCGGCGGCCCGGTGCCATACCAGCAGCCGCAACGCAGCGGCGTGCTCACCGGGCACGAGGCCTGGCTACGTGAGCAGTTTCTAACGCACAAGGGCAACTGCGACGTGGTGCGTCAGCTACTGGCTAAGGAACACGGTATTGCCACCAGCCTGCGCACCGTTGAACGCGCCTGCCGGCCATATCGGCAGGAGCTTGAAGCCAGCCGGCGAGCGACGATCCGGTTCGAGACTGCTCCTGGCGAGCAGATGCAGATCGACTTCGGCCAAGTGCGCATCCAGATCGGTGGCGAACTGGTGCGTGTGTACCTGTTCGTGGCGACGCTTGGCTACTCGCGCCGTGGCTTTGTTTGCCCATTCCGTCACGAACGGCAGAGTGCTTGGTTTGGCGGTATCGAAGCGGCGTTCGAGCACTTCGGTGGACGGGTGCAGACTCTGCTGATCGATAACGCCAAGGCCCTCGTGGTCGAGCACGACATGCAGACCCGGCAGGTCCGCTTCAACAGCCGCTTCGAGGCGTTCTGCCGGCATTGGGATGTGCGCGTGAAGGCCTGCGCGCCGTTCCGTGCGCGCACCAAGGGCAAGACCGAGAACGGCGTTGGCTATGTGAAGAAGAATGCTATCGCCGGTTACACATTCGAGAGCTGGGCCGCATTGGAGGCTCACTTGACCCGCTGGCAGCGGGAGGTGGCCGATACCCGCATCCACGGGACGACCGGCATGGCGCCCAAGGAGCGGTTCGACGGCGAACGTCCGCATCTGCGTCCTGTTGCCGGCATAGTGCCGTTCCTGCAAGTGCGGGAGCTGATCCGTCGCGTCAATGCCGAAGGCTGTGTCGAGCTCGATACTAATGCCTACAGCGTGCCCTGGCGGCTGATCGGCGAGATGGTCACGGTCGCTGTACGAGCAGGCACGGTGACGGTCCATTACGCCGGCCAGGAAGTAGCGCATCACGCCGAGTTGGCCGGCAGTCGCGGACGGCAAATTGACCGCGCCCATCTGCTTGGGGTCGTGCCGCCGCTATCCGAGCCGGTCCCGCCACACGGCGGCGCTTTGCTGCGCCCGCTGGCAGAGTATGAGGAATTGGTCGGAGGGGGCTGGTGATGATCGAACCCGACCGACTGGAAGAACTGTTGACCCGGCTGCACTTGACGGCGATCCGGGATCAGCTGGATAGCCTGCTGGACGAAGCGAGCCGTGCCCAAATGACACTGCGCGAAGCGCTGCTGTTCCTGGCCGAGCGAGAGGTGGCCCGGCGCGATACGCGACGCATCCAGATGGGGATGAAGCTGGCTCGATTCCCCTGTGTACGCACGCTGGAGGGCTTCGACTTCGATGCGCAGCCGTCGATTGATCCCGGCCAGGTCCGGGATTTGGCCACCGGGCGCTGGATTGGCCACGGTCAAGCGTTGTTGCTGCTGGGACCGCCCGGAGTCGGCAAGACGCATTTGGCGGTAGCACTCGGGCGTGAGGCGGTAGAGCGGGGTTACACGGTGCTGTTCAGTTCTGCTGCGTCTCTGATGGCTGACTGACGAAGGCGCATGCCGATGGGCGCTTGGAGGAGAAGCTGTTGCAGCTATCGAAACCCAAGCTGCTGATCGTCGATGAATTGGGCTACCTGCCGCTGGAGCCGGCGGCAGCGCACCTGTTCTTCCAGCTGGTCTCGCGGCGCTATGAGCGGGCAAGCCTACTGATCACCAGCAACCGCCCGGTGGGGGAATGGGGCCAAGTGTTTGGTGACGCAGTGGCGGCAACGGCCATCCTGGATCGGCTGCTGCATCACAGCCAGGTGGTCACGATCCGGGGAGATAGTTACCGGCTACGCGACAAACGACGGAGCGGCCTGCTGCAGAAGGCGACGGCCGAACCGATTACATCAACTAGTTGATTAACCCTGGGGGTCAATTCCAGATGTCGCCAGGGGGTCAAATCCTCGTGTCGCTTGACAGAGGACGCACCAATGGTGTGTAACGGACATGAAAAATGCCGCGCGTGGCGGCTGTCCGCCTGTGCATTCGAGACGCCAATCTCGGTTGCAGGATTGACTGCAACAGCAGAATTGTTGCCGACGCTCGCTGTGGCGTCAACCTTATGGCTTTTTGCCGGGTGAGTGGGCAGTTTGGGAGAGGGAAGTGGCCAGAAGGGGACATTCCACGTCTCCCAACACTGGCGGTAGGGGATGTCTCGCGTTTAGGATTGGTGAATATTTGCTGTGGTGATGCCCGGCCTTGCTCAGCTTGGCAGCCACCGTCGGCGTCAATGCCGCACACGACCTCTTTGGAGATGCCTATCCGCGATGACGGCCTTTGTCACGGTCTTCGAGATCACCCGATGGAGTAACGGCCTCCTGGCGGATGAGTTGTTTCGGTTTCTGGTCGGTGCCGTTGCGCTGATCGGGGCCATCGCGACGTTGCTGTTCAAGTGGCGCAGGTCGGGTGCCTTCCCATGGCGCCATCTGATTCCGTCCTTGTTCACCATGGTGTGGGCAGTTATCTGGCTGGCGATGCATGATTTCCCACGGGTGCTCCAGCGCATTGACGATCTGGTCGAGGCGTACGAAACAGGGCGCTACGAGGTTTCTGAGGGGCCGGTTACCGTCTTGCATGAGCAACCCGCGCATGGCCATTCGAGCGGGGATCGGATTGTCGTTGGCGGCAAGACGTTCGAGGTGAACTACTTTTACGCGACGCCCGCCTACCAGCAGACTATTGCGCATGGCGGCGTGCTGCATGCCGGTACCTACGCACGCCTCAGCCATGTCAATGGAGAAATCGTCCGCGTCGAGATACGCGAGCGTTGAGGTTTACCCGCGTCCACTCAACCCGCCGCCACAGCCACCAGCGGACGCCGCCCGCGCCGATTGAGCCACAGCGAGGCGAGGATCACCCCGCCGCCCAGCGCCAGGCGCGGCAGGTCGGCGTCACGGTTCCAGATCAGCACGTTGACCAGCAGCCCGGCCGGCACGTGCAGTTCGTTCAGGATGGCCAGCGTGCCGGCGCTGACTTCCACGCTGCCTTTCACCCACCAGTACATGCCCAGCGCCGTGGCGAACAGGCCCATCCACGCCAGCACGCCCCATTGCAGCGCCGTGTGCGGCAGGCGGCTGGCGTCGCCGAACAGCAGGAAGGAGGGCAGTGCCAGCACCAGAGCGCCGAGGAAGAAATGGCCGAAGTAGCGGTGGAGCGGCTGCGGTACGGGGTGCTGTTGCAGCAGACGGCGGCACAGTACCTGGCCGGCGGCGAAGGTGAGGTTGGCGAGCTGCAGCAGCAGGAAGCCCACCAGGTACTCACCCTGCAGAGGCTGGAAGCGGATGATGACGCCGCCGCCCACGGCCACCGCGGCGGCGAGCAGCGCCCACCGGTTGAAGCGGCGAGCCAGGGCGTCGTCCAGCAGGGTGACGTAGATCGGCGTCAGCACGGTGAACAGCAGCACTTCCGGCACCGTCAGCACGCTGAAGCTGCGGTACAGGCACAGGTAGGTGATGCCGAACTGCAGCGCGCCGGCGAGCCAGAAGCCGCCGACGAGGCGGCCGGGCAGGCCGCGCCACAGGGTGAAGGGGGCGAACACGGCGGCGGCGATCAGCACGCGCAGCAGCACGGCGAAATCGCTGTCGACCTGTCCGGCCAGGTATTGGCCGATAAGGCTGAAGGAAAAGGCCCACAGGAGTGTGACGACAATCAGGTAGCGCATCGGTCGGGGTAATGGAACGGTGACGGGGTAGGGATGATAGGCCGCTGGCGGGCCGAGGGGAATAGTCCGTCGAGCAGCGCCCGCCATGGTGGGGTGGTGAAAAACCGATGCGGATCAAGCGGGCGGCACGAGGTGGCGGCTGCCCTGGCGGCGGTTGACCATGGTCAATGCGGAAGAGGGCGCAATGCCGTGAAATGACGCCAATGTCATTGACGGAGCCGCCACCCATGCTGCGCCTCACCCCCTACCTGCAGTCCGTCGCCCATCCCGCCCCGGTGGCGCCACCACGCCCGCCCAGCGGCCCGGTGGTGATCTGGAACCTGATCCGCCGCTGCAACCTGACCTGCAAGCATTGCTATTCGGTATCGGCCAATACCGCCTTTCCGGGTGAGCTGTCCACCGCCGAGGTGTTCACGGTGATGGAGGATCTGCGTGCTTTCGGCGTGCCGGTGCTGATCCTGTCCGGTGGCGAGCCGCTGATGCGGCCCGATATCTACGACATCGGCAAGCGCGCCAAGCAGTTGGGTTTCTACGTCGGGCTGTCGAGCAACGGCACGCTGATCGATAGCGGCAATGTCGGGCGCATCGCTGCCGTGGGTTTCGACTACGTCGGCATCAGTCTCGACGGCATCCGCGCCACGCATGACCGTTTCCGCCGCCTGGACGGCGCCTACGAGCTCTCGCTGGCCGCACTGCGCTTGTGTCGCGACGCCGGCATGAAGGTCGGCGTGCGCTACACCATGACCGAGGACAACGCCGACGATTTGCCGGCGCTGCTGCAGTTGGTCGACGACGAGGGCATCGACAAGTTCTATTTCTCTCATCTCAATTACGCCGGGCGCGGCAACAAGCACCGCGCCGACGACGCGCGCCACGCCCGCACGCGCTGGGCCATGGACCTGCTGATCGAGACCTGTTGGCGCCACATCCAGGCTGGCCGGCCCAAGGACTTCGTCACCGGCAACAACGATGCCGACGGCGTCTACCTGCTGCACTGGGTCGAGCGTCATCACCCGGAAGCGGCGGCGGATCTGCGCCGGCGCCTGGAGCAGTGGGGTGGCAACGCTTCCGGCGTCAACGTCGCCAATATCGACAATCTCGGCAACGTCCACCCCGACACCATGTGGTGGAAGATCGGGCTCGGTAACGTCAAGGAGCGGCCGTTCTCGGCGATCTGGCCGGATACCTCGCACCCGCTGATGGCCGGCCTCAAGCAGCGCCCGCGTCCGGTCACCGGGCGTTGCGGTGCCTGCCGCTACCTTGCCATCTGCAACGGCAACACCCGGGTGCGCGCCTGGGAGCTGACCGGCGATTTCTGGGCCGCCGACCCGGCCTGCTACCTGAGCGACGCCGAGATCGGCGTGGCCGAGGGTGCGCATCCGCTGGCGGAGCTGACGCCGTACCCGCGCCGCCGTAACAAGGAGGCTCAGGCATGAAGGCGCTGTCCCTTGCTGCGCTGCTGGCGACGTTGGGTCTCTCCGGCCTTGCCGCCGCGAATCCCGCCGCGCTCTACCAGCAGCAGTGCCAGAGCTGCCACGGCGACAACCGCATGGGCGCAATGGCGCCGGCGCTGCTGCCGCAGAGCCTGGAGCGGCTCAAGCCGGCGGAAATCCTCGACACTATCCGCCACGGCCGCGCCGCGACGCAGATGCCGGCCTTCGCCGGGCGTCTGGCCGATGCCGATATCCAGGCGCTGGCGCAATACCTGAAGACGCCGCCGGAGCAGCAGGCGCGCTGGAGCGAGGCCGACATGGCCGCCTCGCGCGTGGTCTACGCCGATCCGGCCAGCCTGCCGGCCAAGCCACGCTACCGCGCCGACCCGCGCAACCTGTTCGTGGTGGTGGAGGCGGGCGATCACCATGTCTCGGTGCTGGATGGCGACAAGCTGGTGCCGATCGCCCGCTTCGCCAGCCGCTTCGCGCTGCACGGTGGGCCGAAGTTCTCACCGGACGGCCGCTTCGTCTACTTCGCCAGCCGCGACGGCTGGGTGACGCAATACGATCTCTACACCTTGCAGAACGTGGCCGAGATCCGCGTCGGGCTCAACACCCGCAACGTCGCGGTCTCGGGCGATGGGCGCTGGGTGCTGGCCGGCAACACGCTGCCGGAGACGCTGGTGCTGCTCGACGCCAACGGTCTCAAGCCGGTCAAGACGCTGCCGGTGCGCGACGCGGCCGGCAAGGTGTCGCGTGTGTCGGCGGTGTACGACGCGGCGCCGCGCCGGAGCTTCATCGTGGCGCTGAAGGATGTGCCGGAGCTGTGGGAAATCTCCTACGATCCGAAGGCCGCCAAGGTCTATCCCGGCCTGGTGCACGATTACAAGATGGGCGAGGGGCTGGCCGTGGACAGCTTTCTCGCGCCGCGCGTGACGCCGCTCGAACTGGTGCTGGACGATTTCTTCTTCGACCCGGCCTACCGCCACGTCATCGGCGCCTCGCGCGAGGGTAGGGCGCAGGTGATCAACCTCGACATCCGGCGCAAGGTGGCCGAACTGCCGCTCGACGGCATGCCGCACCTAGGGTCCGGCATTAC is a genomic window containing:
- a CDS encoding transposase; translated protein: MPNYRRAWQRGGTYFFTVNLLERHGNDLLIRHIDALRAAVRTTRQSHPFIIHGWVVLPDHLHCVIELPPDDDDFALRWRLIKLLFSRSIPKTEWRNPARQRRGERGVWQRCYWEHLIRDEEDFAAHMDYVHINPLKHGLVERVVDWPHSTFHRCVQAGIYPEDWAGGLEQLTGLND
- a CDS encoding GNAT family N-acetyltransferase, translating into MKIELYTPDRAIEIADLFHRSVHAIDLSVYTPEQKEAWAPTPPDYEYWAQRLSQKRPLLAIKDNRVVGFIELDLDGHIDCMYTHPEFQGKGVASALYEHLQEQAKARKIDRLYVEASFVAKPFFENRGFSVVKQNEMQRKGVALINFTMEKHLNPNNQIQ
- a CDS encoding IS3 family transposase (programmed frameshift), which codes for MKTRKTYPVEFRSEAVKLVLEQGLSLEGAARRLGIPKGTLANWVVAARSGGDQPAPGARSVTELEAENAKLRKELAEARLERDVIKKAGSVLCSGITARYAWIEEHRNLFPVVVACRVLAVSRAGYYGWRGRSPSEREQEDERLKVAIRAAHAKTRETYGVRRLQPELAAMGFEAGRDRIDRLRRQIGIRCRQKRKFKATTNSAHSLPVAENVLGQVFEPTRPNQVWTGDITYIPTDEGWLYLAALKDVFSCEIVGYAMGARMTTELVSKALFRAVQHQRPPAGLIHHTDRGSQYCAKAYGDLLTQFRMHSSMSRKGNCFDNAPIESFWGTLKNELVHHRRYATRAEAEASIREYIEIFYNRQRRHSRLGYLAPAEFTRKYWNSAKAA
- a CDS encoding transglutaminase family protein is translated as MRLPHEGVSSQLELVKRCFEFVRDEIKHSVDFMLNPVTCKASDVLQHGTGYCYAKSHLLAALLRANNVPTGLCYQRLSVGEEGAPYCLHGLNAVYLEQYGWYRIDARGNKPGVNAVFSPPIEALAFPIRGPMERDLPEIWAEPLQCVIDVLESQPSVEQVLLNLPDVQLLD
- a CDS encoding DUF1484 family protein gives rise to the protein MSPATPSPAPDSGTLAVAHLQGTLQQLRQLCSTTQDLATIDKLLAGLEASSHDIDTILCAGLQELHAVHEGLSTALILLDHAGETVLPGQGLCSLLQPLNQRFKQALMRVNDLI
- the istA gene encoding IS21 family transposase yields the protein MLEPEAVTAIVRLGQSGWGAKRIAKTLGIARNTVRHYLRAGGPVPYQQPQRSGVLTGHEAWLREQFLTHKGNCDVVRQLLAKEHGIATSLRTVERACRPYRQELEASRRATIRFETAPGEQMQIDFGQVRIQIGGELVRVYLFVATLGYSRRGFVCPFRHERQSAWFGGIEAAFEHFGGRVQTLLIDNAKALVVEHDMQTRQVRFNSRFEAFCRHWDVRVKACAPFRARTKGKTENGVGYVKKNAIAGYTFESWAALEAHLTRWQREVADTRIHGTTGMAPKERFDGERPHLRPVAGIVPFLQVRELIRRVNAEGCVELDTNAYSVPWRLIGEMVTVAVRAGTVTVHYAGQEVAHHAELAGSRGRQIDRAHLLGVVPPLSEPVPPHGGALLRPLAEYEELVGGGW
- a CDS encoding ATP-binding protein; protein product: MIEPDRLEELLTRLHLTAIRDQLDSLLDEASRAQMTLREALLFLAEREVARRDTRRIQMGMKLARFPCVRTLEGFDFDAQPSIDPGQVRDLATGRWIGHGQALLLLGPPGVGKTHLAVALGREAVERGYTVLFSSAASLMAD
- a CDS encoding ATP-binding protein yields the protein MQLSKPKLLIVDELGYLPLEPAAAHLFFQLVSRRYERASLLITSNRPVGEWGQVFGDAVAATAILDRLLHHSQVVTIRGDSYRLRDKRRSGLLQKATAEPITSTS
- a CDS encoding DMT family transporter, with the protein product MRYLIVVTLLWAFSFSLIGQYLAGQVDSDFAVLLRVLIAAAVFAPFTLWRGLPGRLVGGFWLAGALQFGITYLCLYRSFSVLTVPEVLLFTVLTPIYVTLLDDALARRFNRWALLAAAVAVGGGVIIRFQPLQGEYLVGFLLLQLANLTFAAGQVLCRRLLQQHPVPQPLHRYFGHFFLGALVLALPSFLLFGDASRLPHTALQWGVLAWMGLFATALGMYWWVKGSVEVSAGTLAILNELHVPAGLLVNVLIWNRDADLPRLALGGGVILASLWLNRRGRRPLVAVAAG
- the nirJ gene encoding heme d1 biosynthesis radical SAM protein NirJ, coding for MLRLTPYLQSVAHPAPVAPPRPPSGPVVIWNLIRRCNLTCKHCYSVSANTAFPGELSTAEVFTVMEDLRAFGVPVLILSGGEPLMRPDIYDIGKRAKQLGFYVGLSSNGTLIDSGNVGRIAAVGFDYVGISLDGIRATHDRFRRLDGAYELSLAALRLCRDAGMKVGVRYTMTEDNADDLPALLQLVDDEGIDKFYFSHLNYAGRGNKHRADDARHARTRWAMDLLIETCWRHIQAGRPKDFVTGNNDADGVYLLHWVERHHPEAAADLRRRLEQWGGNASGVNVANIDNLGNVHPDTMWWKIGLGNVKERPFSAIWPDTSHPLMAGLKQRPRPVTGRCGACRYLAICNGNTRVRAWELTGDFWAADPACYLSDAEIGVAEGAHPLAELTPYPRRRNKEAQA
- a CDS encoding nitrite reductase, which gives rise to MKALSLAALLATLGLSGLAAANPAALYQQQCQSCHGDNRMGAMAPALLPQSLERLKPAEILDTIRHGRAATQMPAFAGRLADADIQALAQYLKTPPEQQARWSEADMAASRVVYADPASLPAKPRYRADPRNLFVVVEAGDHHVSVLDGDKLVPIARFASRFALHGGPKFSPDGRFVYFASRDGWVTQYDLYTLQNVAEIRVGLNTRNVAVSGDGRWVLAGNTLPETLVLLDANGLKPVKTLPVRDAAGKVSRVSAVYDAAPRRSFIVALKDVPELWEISYDPKAAKVYPGLVHDYKMGEGLAVDSFLAPRVTPLELVLDDFFFDPAYRHVIGASREGRAQVINLDIRRKVAELPLDGMPHLGSGITFETNGHRYLATPNLASGRVTVIDLDSWQRVKDIPTLGPGFFLRSHENTPYAWVDAMMGPKKDTLAIIDKRSLEVVKTLTPRPGKTTAHVEFTRDGRYALVSVMENPGELVVLDAVTFRELKSLPMAKPIGKYNVFNKVNRSEGTSH